Genomic segment of Candidatus Protochlamydia amoebophila UWE25:
ATCTCTTCCTAGATTAGGATAACATATAAATATTTTCTTAAGAATTTGAGATTAAAAGGAGAGCGTCGGATGAGTCCATCGCATCGCCCTGTTGTCATTACAGGCAATTGGAAAATGTATAAAACCGTTAAAGAGGCTTGCACTTTTGCAAAAGCCTTACTTCCAGTGGTTGAAGTAAGCCCTATTCAAGTATGGATTGCTGTTCCTTTTACAGCCATTTATCCTGTTAAACAAGAGATTCGAAATTCGCGATTAGTAATTGGTGCGCAAAATATGAACGATGCCTCTGAAGGGGCTTTTACAGGCGAAATCGCAGGTAAAATGGTTAAAGAAGCAGGTGCTTCCTTTGTTTTATTAGGGCACTCTGAACGTCGCCATCTTTATAAAGAAGATAATGCTTTTATTAATCGAAAAGTGAAGAAAGCTTTAGAAATTGGCCTCACTCCTGTGCTTTGTGTTGGTGAAACATTCGAAGAACGAAAATCCGGTGAAACACAACAAATCATTCGTACTCAAATACAAGAATGTTTAGCTGGATTAACAGCTGAAGACTTAAAGACCTTAATAATTGCTTACGAACCTGTTTGGGCTATTGGGAATGGTCAAAACGCAAAACCTGAAGGGGCACAAGAAATTCATCAGTTTTGTCGAAAAATCATTAAAGAAATTTTTTCTGAAGAGTTAGCCGAACAGATTGTCATTCAATATGGCGGATCGGTGAATCCTTCTAACGCAATCTCATTACTTAAACAACCCGATATCGATGGTCTTTTAATCGGA
This window contains:
- the tpiA gene encoding triose-phosphate isomerase, translating into MSPSHRPVVITGNWKMYKTVKEACTFAKALLPVVEVSPIQVWIAVPFTAIYPVKQEIRNSRLVIGAQNMNDASEGAFTGEIAGKMVKEAGASFVLLGHSERRHLYKEDNAFINRKVKKALEIGLTPVLCVGETFEERKSGETQQIIRTQIQECLAGLTAEDLKTLIIAYEPVWAIGNGQNAKPEGAQEIHQFCRKIIKEIFSEELAEQIVIQYGGSVNPSNAISLLKQPDIDGLLIGGASLSLETFVEIVNDGGSIFNLKAKLL